Within Coffea arabica cultivar ET-39 chromosome 4e, Coffea Arabica ET-39 HiFi, whole genome shotgun sequence, the genomic segment GTTAACATATTCAATTCTTTCCAAACATCTCAACTGGAAAGCTAAATAAACAGATCATATAACATCACCATCATCCCCCTGGAATCGCACAAAATCACACCTCTAACTTATCTAGTAACCAAGCAACATCCGGGAAGCAAGTGTACTGCCCAGAAAACAGTCCTCACATACAAATAAAAAAGATGAATTACATCCGACAACCCATTACATCGAATCATCAAAAAGAAATCCAAGTCTCAACTTCATATGGACAGAATCAACAGATCTAGGCAAGAGACCAGAATTCCATTCACATTTCAAATCATCCAATCAGAAAACTGGAATCCATACATCAACCGCTAATCCAAATCCGATCTTCCACAAATTAATTTCGACAAGTAAAGCTAAGACAAATTGGAAATAACTGAAAACCAAACTCAATTACTACTTCAACATTCACAAAAAGAACAAGTAGAAGTCAGAGGGAGAGATCGGGAGATGAAGATACCATCGAAACGCTCTTCGAAGAAGACTTTAGCGGAGGCGCAGGCGAAGAGGAGGCCGAGAGCAAaccagtttttcaaaaaaaaaatcctctgaataagccaaaaaaaaatacaaccagtcaatatacaaaaaaaaccACTAAATGATCAGCTATTAAGCCCtagaatttcaagatataacatcacaaaaaaaaatttcccatgTAGACAGTGAAACAGAAAAAGAAccgaaaagccaaaaaaaatacCGAAATACTACCTGATATTGATAttcaacctacaaaaacaaaaaaaagaggagcaaaaaatttaaaaataaagtgAAGACGAGGGAATGGAGATCCCGGGAGGGGATCTAGCGACGATGACTTGAAACGGAGGGAGGCGGAGGGGGGAATCCCAGGGCTGGTGGGAGATGGGGCAGTTGTGATGTTGGGTGTCGGAGAGGGAGATGATATGGCGGCGGAATAGGAGGGAACCGAGAGAGCCCGAGGAAAAAATAGAGAGtgggagagaggaagagaaaggAACGGAAAAAAAAcgaggagaaaaggaaaaagagaagagaggCGGCGTTTTAGTCTAACCTAGGTCTCGGCGGAGGAGAAGGGAACGGAGAGAGTCTGAGGAAAACATAGAGAGAGgagaggaggaagaggaagaacggggaaaaaaaaagagaacagaAAAGCAAGAAGAGCAGAGAGGCGGCGATTTTAGTCTGACCTAGGCCTCGCGCGATGCGCTAGACGCAAAACAACGGAGGTCACGTGAGAACGATGAGAACGACGAATCAAAACGACCAAATCCTTGGCACGTGAGAGGACGACGAAAACATCCACGTCGGAAGAGCTCTTCGGCTCTTTATCTACTTATGTTGATAAGCATTGTTTTGAATTTGTTTTCCATTGGGTGCACATTGATATGCGTTCCCATGAATTATCAGTGTGAGCACTGGTTCTTGATGGTTATTGACCTCACCAGAGAAAAGCTATTGTTATACGACAGTTTACCTGACGAGGACCACAATCTTGGGAGGGAAGCAATTGCTAATTTGGTGGTCATCACTTTCTTCCTTTCATTATGCCACTTTATGTTCAACTAACGCTCTGTTACCATTATTTCTTATCATAGCATGTGTTGGCCTAACATTTTTTTGCAGTAAATCGACCTATTTATCTCTATAAAAGCATTGTTTTGAATTTGTTTTCCATTGGGTGCACATTGATATGCGTTCCCATGAATTATCAGTGTGAGCACTGGTTCTTGATGGTTAGTGACCTCACCAGAGAAAAGCTATTGTTATACAACAGTTTACCTGACGAGGACCACAATCTTGGGAGGGAAGCAATTGCTAATTTGGTGGTCATCACTTTCTTCCTTTCATTATGCCACTTTATGTTCAACTAACGCTCTGTTACCATTATTTCTTATCATAGCATGTGTTGGCCTAATCAGCAATATCCCTCAGATCCCGGCTCGAATGGACAAACCGCCCAACCCGTGGCACCCACGGGTGCAGCCCCTCATGCTGGCCGAGCATGGTACGGTGCTTTGCGCTGCcattgtggttaaggaaataaagttaCGCCTTCACTAATAGCTATAGATTTTAGTGCAATGGTAAGCGCTTGAttctaacaagtggtatcagagcgaggTCGCGGGTTCGATCTCCCTGGCTATTGTTGGGAGAGGGATTGTTGGCCTAATCAGCAACATCGCTCAGATCCCGGCTCGAAAGGACTAACCGCCCAACCCGTGGTACCCAGGGGTGTAGCCCCTCATGCTGGTCGAGTGTGGTACGGTGCTTTGCGCTGTcattgtggttaaggaaataaagttgTACCTTTACTAATAGCTATAACTTTTAGTGCAATGGTAAGCCCTTGATCTTGACAGCATGTGTATTGCTTTCTTACGTCGGGCATAAGGACTTCATAATGCATTTGTTTTTCTTGATCTCGTTACACACTAAATACTTGACAGCATTGCTATTGTAGCACTTACCAGTTGTGGACTCAACTTCCCCCTAATAAGCCTTTGTTCATTTTGCACAGCTACGGCGTATCCACGAAGCATTTGTTTTCAATCTAGGACCTGCATATAAGCAAAATATTTGCAACTTCTCATTGGACAGACCCAACTGGACTCCCATCCAGCCAAACACGTACGTATTCTGCACTAGTATAACCCCGTGAAATCTCACTTGTATGGTCGGTAAACCAATAATTTGTGTCTGCAATATTAATCAACTACTTGATTGCATTGTCCCACTCATTTTGTGTTGCACGTTGATTTCTTATGGAGTCCATGTTTTTTCTAGCCAGTTTTGATTGCGGACTGTATGTTATGAAGTTTATGAAGCACGTGCAGGACCTTCGGCCAGGATTCGACTTTGAGGTATTCTTTCCTGTCCAATTATGGTCGCCCTCCCCTGTCCCGTCTTTGCAGTCCCATGaatcaaagaaatttcaatGCACATAAAAATTGTATTTCTCAATTGTTGGTAGTTTTAGAGTAGCCAAGAACAGCTGAAGATAGCGGTGCAGTTGTTTTTGTGTGAATGTAACTTGGTTATGAGGGCCGTGTTGCTGGAAGGTGTTCTGGGGTTTGAACATCTCATTCGAGACTCGGTATCTACTGCACAACGTTAGACGGCCTACGTGTGAAgcttatataaatatttttgcttATGGCAATCCAAACCCCGCTTGCCCTACATGGATGTTAACTATTCTCTGTATTTTTCAACTATGCAATTTTTGAAGTATGGGATTTGGATCACCTCAAACTGGACTTCCCATGCGGACTGGTGGGAGGAATAGCTGCGTCCAATTATGGCAGGCATTTTCATGTACAATGGCCTGTGCCTTGTAAATTGATGTGGCCCTTATAGTGTACTTGAAATTGATGTGGGGGTTGTTTTGGTATGTTTTTGGCACCTTCCATACGACGTCTGtggggaaaaaattaaaaaaattaagttaGGTTGGGATGAGAATTAAATATGATCATCAATGTTGCCAGCAGGGTCAAACAAAATCCAACCACAATTTCGAACATGTAGGACAAGGCTTTAACAAAAAGCAACTTTGTAACTGTGTGTAGAAAACAATGAACAATGCCTACGGCTATTCTTAGCATTTGGGATTTGCACTcttattcaaatttaattatggtgaaatttgaaatagatatatacaaattaaattGATACAGTTTAGAGTTAAATGATCTATATTTTCCTTGAGCAATATTGTTtctgttttgaattttgatagaATTggagttaaaatttttttatttttgtcaaaaataaagatttcaaacaaaaatttacATTTGTAAATGCTAGTAGTACTTTGTTTACTAATTAATGATTTCATAATAGGGTTTTTGAATGGTAtctttcttgattattttaatCCATCACTagtgaatattattttctttttatttaactTCGCATTAATAGACTTGATACCAACTCCGTACATCAGTGGAGCTACTTCATACTTTTCAATTCGAAAGAcatgaaaaaatatataacaattttaagaaaatatcaaaattcTGTAAGACAAAAtaaatttggagttcgaagtatTCTTGCAGCAACAATACTAAAAGTCtattctcaaatttatataaatatagatTTGTATAAATACTTCAAAGGAATGACAGGCCAAAACAAAAATCGAGCAATTGGAGGATACGACAACGAAGGCAGGTCAAATCAAATAGTATCCGAATAGAATCGGTGTACTGGACCTTAAAATAAGGCTTGTCTTGCCCCCGTAGAGCAGCTCCGTTCCCCAAGCAAGGCGTTTTTGAAACTATCATCTGGAGGCCGGCCGCCAGAGCACCTCTTCTGCTATTTCTCCATACACAGCAGCTCATACAAATTCTGTGGTATGGCCACAAGTAGCAGCAGAAATTCTAGAGGATCCTCCATCCTGCGATGCCGCTGTGGACTTCAGGCACCCATTAGGACATCTTTCACAAGAGAAAACCCTGGCCGGCACTTTGCAAGTTGCAGCAATTATAAGGTATAGCCATGGTAACTTATTGTTTACAGCGCTTACAGTCCTGCTTTTGTTGACATGTTGCCCGAATGGGTCCTGTGTCAAGGGGAATAGGTGTGATTTTTTTTACATGGATTGATGCTAACAATTGCTGCGATAGAGGGAGAGAGATGGCGCAGTTAGCTGTAGACAAAATAGCTGCACCGAAGAAGGCAAAATCAGGGCTGGAGGCAAGCAACATGCACATTGCAGAGGTAAATCATTTCCTACGGGCCAGAGTTGCGGACTTGAAAACAAGGAACGACAAGCTTAATGAGTAGGTGCACGATATTAAGGTCAAGCAGAGGATGATGCGGTGTAGGATTAGAGCTTACCGACATGCGGTAGCCGTACTTATATCCTACCTCATGGGGATGTATTTCATTTGTGGCGGTACTTATCGGGATACAGTGTTTGGTATAGGGTGAAGGAACAACTTTTTGCTATCATGAAAAGCCATTAGGGGAGAGGTGGGGTTTGAGCGTGAGGGGTTTGATGTAAGTAGTATCGTGAGATGATTGAATAGTTGCCGAGCTGTGCGGTAAGGGGCAGGCTTTTGTAACTCAAAGTAGGAGTACAATGGGGAAAAAATGAAGGGAGAACTGCACAAATAGTCCCTCACATATTGCAAATGTGAAAATTTCGTCCCTCAGATCGAAAATGATCAATTTTAGTCCTTATCAAATAAAAAAGGATCAATTTGAGTCCCTTTTCACTTTTCCGACTGATTTTTGCCCGGAATATCTCACGTGCACACCACGTGGCCAACTTTTCAAGGGTAAAAATGCCAAACCACTTATCTGTtgaccaaaaccaaaatgtaaaGGACGAATACTGcccaaaattcttcttcttcttcatttcaacCAACCCAAAAGCTGAGCCTCATCTCCATGGCAGAACCACCAACTTGTAATTGCGGTGTACCAGCTAGGGTGAAGACGTCGTGGACAGCTGAAAATCCAGGAAAGAGGTTCTACGGTTGCGCTTACTACGAAGTAAGTGTGCCtgatttctgtttcttttttcttttagaaaatgtgaaatttgAAGAGGTAATTTTGAACAGCATAATGGTGGTGGCGGCTGTGGCTATTTCAAGTGGTATGATACAAACAGTTGCGAGAGGTGCGATAAATTAGTGAGACACACAAGAAGATTGGCGAAGAGATTAAGAGAGCTGGAGGCAAAGGTGGAAGAAACAAGACGCAAggagaaaatgatgaaattgtTCCTGTTTGCGGCCTTTGTTGTATTCATAGTGCAGAATTTATTGAGCAAAGATTGAGTTGTAACTGGCATTTGTTGGTGCAGGTGGGGAACTGGGAACTGGGTGGTGAACTGGGAACTGGGTGGCTTTTATTTGTTGTACTTAGGTTGGGTTACGTTTAGTGGCCCTGTTGATTGTACAAATGGGAGTTGGAATGCAATTATGAAGCTTAAGTTCTTTCTggtatattgtgattttttctTGAATATGAGCTTACAGCATAAGATGGAATAAAAGTCTAACTTGAAAGATAATGCAGATGATAATGGCGATATTGCAGAGTTGGTAGGTAAAAGAATCTGTCAAAACTGCTGCTATACcgaagcagcagcagcaggagAGGGAAGAAAGCCGAAAGGGGAAGAAGGCATTAACACAAGATTTCATATTGCAGTCCACCATGTCTAGTCAGCCAAATATGAGACCAACAACATTAAAACCTGCCCTGCTAAAAACTTTTTAAGGATTAAGCCATATCAGAACTTGGCAAGGTTTCAACAACATTAACTAACTACTCAATATTTGTGTCAGTAAACAAAATTGGAGACAACATAATTGTATATTCATTCTTCAGTCCTGCCAATGTCATCTGCTGAGGGTTCAACTAACCAATAATCAGTCCCTTCAAAAATAAGAAGAGCATGCATTCCATTGCAATGAAAAAAAACAGTACATAACCGAGCCAAGTACATTCATTACAATACGCCTgttatcaaaaaaaatgcaatgaacTAAGAAGTCAATTCCATTGCTCCAAAAAAAGGTCTGCTGAAGTCAAATACAAGACAAAAAGGCGAAAAATAATCCATTTGCAGCACTCTTTTGTGGATTCTTTATTATATCCACCATTTGCAGCACTCTTTTGTAGATATCTTTGCAGTCATCCCTCTTTGCAATAACAGGCCAGTCATCTAGGCCTTTTTAGCCCTCTTTGCAGCACTTTTAGAAGTAGATATATTTGCAGTATTCTTGGGCCTCtgatacaaaaaaaaacaatgaagaAGTCATTACTTACAGTCAATTACTTACAGTCAATAGCAATTTTTGCAGTCTTAAAAGTAGATATCTTTGCAGTCTCTTTAGACTATGCACGTAGTAGACAATACTTACAGCCAATCCAGGTGGTTCCCATGGGTGTCTCTTATAGAGAGAGGCCAATGTTGAATCACAACTACTTCGAGTGTGTCCAAATCTCCGACATACACCACATCTGTACTTGACTTTCTTACCCTGACAATTGGCAACCAGAAATTCAAGTAAATAAATAATAGTATAGAAAGAAGTCAACATGCTATTATTAGTATGAACAAATAGAGAAACATGAACTGGAGATGTTGCATTCTTTGTTGTCAATGTTGAAGTAGGTGGTTGGCTGGTTGTAGGTTGATCTGGGATTTGACTGATGAGATCAAACAAGACTTGGTCATTTGTATCAGTCTCCAAGCCACTTGCACCAAAAACTGCTTCAGGTGTGAAATTGGACTGCTGAGGTTGGGACTGCTTGTTTGCACCAGGATTCATAGTGTTGGGAGTCTGCTGTTGTGATTGAGAGCCACTTGCACCAAAAACTGCTTCAGGTGTGAAATTGGACTGCTGAGGTTGGGACTGCTTGTTTGCACCAGGATTCATAGTGTTGGGAGTCTGCTGTTGTGATTGAGAGCTACTTGTAACCGCAGCAGCTTGTTGCTGGACATTCTCTTGATCATGACTGCTTGGACACTTCCTACTATTGTGGCCCTTCTGTTTACACTTTCTGCACTTATAATCCATTAGACCAACTCTAGACAGTCTCTTTGTTTGTCCTCGAGAAGTTGTAGCTGGTGGCTCATCTGGCTCTTTTCTTCTTATCTTCTTTGGCCGGCCAGGAAGCTTGATGGTTTCAGGTGGTAGGACAGGCCCCTGTTTCAAATCCTTCCACAAATGCTCACCATTGAGAGGATATATTATAGGCCCATATGCCTTCATATAGGCCTCTTTTGAGTAGCATTCATGAACAAAGTTCTCGGGAGACTCCTTTGTCAAAGCAATGGCACTTATTGCATGAGCACAAGGAATGCCATTTAGTTCCCACCTTCTACAACTACAAGTTCTGCTAGCCAAATTCACAGTGTACCTATCCCCATACATACATCTCACCTCATAATTCCAGTCCCCTGAAGGTGTAGCTATACATGCACTAGAAGCAGTTTTTACCTTTTCcaacttttttaaaattttgggacATACCTTTCCTGTATACTTCTGCATCCACTCCCTCTTATTCTCCATTCTAACCATTAAATAAAGTCGTATTGTTTCCAACATACCTAGTATAGGCCTCTCCCTTGCTTCTAAAATGCTGGAGTTGAAACTCTCACAAAGATTGTTCAATAAAATGTCACATTTAGGGGAGGTTCTGAAGTAAGCTCTGGACCATTGCTGTAGTGTTGTGTTgtcaaccaaccattgaaatgCACCCTCATCAACTGCTTTCAAAGCTTCCATCAAAGCCTTGAACAGATTTTTGTAAGGAGCTCTTGCAAGTGCCCAAATTCTCTCCTTTAATGCCAAACCACCATGCAGCTTTTTAAAGTTATTGTACATGTGTCTCACACACATCCTATGCTCCACATCTGGAAGCAACTCTTGAATAGCTTGAATCAGTCCCTTcaacaaataaaaaggtgaaACCAGATCATCAAATTAAAACTAGCAAACTCAGTTTAAAAAAATCCCAGAAAAATACACTAACATACCTTTTGTTTATCAGTAATAATTGTCCAATGATTTTCATCTCTGATTTGGAGGTCATTCAGCAATTCACCTACGAACCATTTCCAAGTCAGCTTGTTTTCTATTTCCACCACAGCATAGGCAATGGGGTACAACTGATCATTGGGGTCAATTCCTACAGCTGTAAGCAACACACCCTTGTGGGGCCCTCTAAGATGGCAGCCATCTAACCCGACAACAGGCCTACAACCACTTAAAAAGCCTGTCTTGCATGCATTGAGACAAATATACAACCTCTCAAACCTATCTTCTCCCTCATCATCTTCAACAGTGGTCATGAAAACATTTGAGCCAGGATTAGCCCTCTTTACTTCCCTACAATAGTTTCTTAGTTTGTTGTATTGGGCTTCATGTTCACCATTAACTAAACTCTCTGCCTTTTTCTTAGTTCTATAAGCTTGCCACCTAGAGATGTTGACATTAACATCAGTCTTCACTTTATCTGTGAGCGTACTCACCTTCATGTCGGCAATGGCAGCCAGCTCCTTTTTGTATCTATCAACCAAAAAAGTTGAATTTGCTAGTCCGTGGTCAAATGTCCTCCCACAACTGTGTTTACCTTGCATgctcttgatttgaaaagtCTTTTTGTCTAGCATAACAGCTGTAGAAACTTTCCAGCTACAGTCCTTGCAATAAGCCGTAGCTCTTCTGCCATCATTTTTACTGAATTTTATCTTCCTTCCGTGAACCACTCCATGGCTCTTGCATGCCTTCATGAACAACTGCTTACAAGTAAAAATCTGCCCAACCTCAAATTTGGGATCAATCATATCAGTTTCAGGgttaaattttggaaacttaGCTCTTTTTCTTGGCTGATCTTCTTCTACTTCTGAGTCACACCAACTATCAAATTCATCTGAGTCAGTAGCATCTTCTTCCATCTCAGCATTCTCCACTTGACATGTTCTTTCCTTTGTACTCTTATTTGATTTgcaatttttggcaattttctCCCATTCAGCTTTTCTGTCTTTAACAGATTTTACTATGTCTTCTTCATCACTGAACTCATAGTCACTATCAATGAACTTGTCACCATCAGCACATTCCTCATCTTCCTCAGCATGTGTCTCCTTCttactcttcttctttttctcaacTTTTTCAGCCTGCTCTTTATTTGTTGAGGATTTTTTCTTTAATGATTTCTCTTTTGGTGATTTGTTAGTAGAAGGTGCATTTTTTCCTGTATTCTGTACTTCTGAGTTTGTCCAATCTTgttcttttctaaaattctgaTCAGACCCTCCTATATTTGCTGCACTATCCCCTTTATCAGCAACTCTAATGTCAACTTCTGAAAGCATTTCACCTAAGTTCTCTCCTATGGCTGCTTCCTCTATGTGTTTATTAACTCCTGACTCACCAGCACCTATGCTATCCTTTTCACCCTCATTTTCTGATTGAGTTACAGGAATATTAGTCAACATTATTTCTTCTACATCAGAAGGTTCTTCATGCACCTTACTACCCTGTTGATTTTCCTTAGGATCAGTCCCCTCTTTTGGTTTACATGGTCCAGCTTCACATTCACTTATGGAGTAGGTTTTTAAGTGCACAAAGTATACATCAACCAAACCATATTTCACTCCGTCTCTAGCCAAATCCTGAGCAACATCTTCACATAACACATACACTAACCCATCCTCCATGTTCTTCCCGGGTATTAAGTAATAGTATATTACAGTAAACTCAGGATAACCCAGTTTTTCTGCAACCCTATCAAGTGTACATATAGACCATCTGTCAGGATTGCAACAGTTAACAATTTTTACACTACCCCCGCGGTATTCTTTGTTCGGCAACTCAGTGAATTCACCTCCATAGTGGACCCTAATGGAAAATCGATTCATACCATCTGCCAACCATTTAGGAGACAGttaacaacaaaaaaattgttttgGGACCGACAGCCCATCTATGTAAAGCGACAACACAGCACAATACAAGGGACCACATGTACTTACAACAATTTAATACATAAAATTGACCACCAGCAACCCTAATCAATATAATAATGCTTCTTAACTGCACAAATCATGCTTATTTCAACTGTATTTAAACTATTCACATAGTATCTGACATCATTCCATAAATTTTACAGTTTAGGGTTTAGAAAAACATACCGTAATTTGGGATCCATTGAATGTCTTCTTCGTCCATCACTCTGGTATGCCTGTTTCTTCTTCGCTTTAGTCACTAACACTCCTTTCCATCAACATCAGTCCACTGCTGGGTAGTGGGTAGTGATAATTAAGTTTTTTTGTTTGGGTTGAGAGGAATCGGAGATGGAACGGTGAGTTAGTACCAAAATGGAGATTTTTTTTGGGCAGTATTCGTCCtttacattttggttttggtcaACAGATAAGTGATTTGGCATTTTTACCCTTGAAAAGTTGGCCACGTGGTGTGCACGTGAGATATTCCGGGCAAAAATCAGTCGGAAAAGTGAAAAGGGACTCAAATTGATCCTTTTTTATTTGATAAGGACTAAAATTGATCATTTTCGATCTGAGGGACGAAATTTTCACATTTGCAATATGTGAGGGACTATTTGTGCAGTTCTCCCAAAAATGAATTATCAGCCCCATTGCAGTTGAATGGGTGGGCAACGGgtgtttagttttttatttttgttctgcTACTTGTATCCCCTCAATCGCACAAATGCCTGTTCAACTTATGCATTTGGTTGTTTACTACAATAGATTACAATTCAACCATAAAAAATTGGGTTGCAGTTGGGTAGGTAAATGAGATTGATTAGGGTGAATGTTAAACTTGTATTGCACCACTATCAAACAGTGAATGTGTTTCATGTATGCGCAAAATATAAGAAGTTGGAATaaaaccacaaaatcaaaaaacAAGTGCTACTCCGTATTATGAGTTGAACCGATTATACACCTGTACTTTGCCACCATCACAAGGTTTATGGTGTCGCTAATGCCAGAAAAAACATTCATATACACAAAAGTAAAAGCTTTCTCGGCATGTACCCACACCCAACGAAGCAGTAGTCATCAGGTGATTGCGGCACTGGACAATCAAGTCATCATTCTACTATCTCAAATGGTACAGAGGGCTTCACATTAGGATCACTGGCATTGCCTATTGGCTGGACCACCTGTCACGGGCCAACAGTAATTACATCAAAACAGATGCCACCATGGGGCCATTACAACAATGACCATCGACGTCTAAGCTTTGATAGCTACTGCTACTCTATTTCAGTAACTAGTTTTCCAGTATATAAATGGCACCTGGTATGAAGACGCACTGTAGTTCTACCAAAGATGCCCCACAAAGCCATCTGTGCTCTTAGGCGTGACCTAAATGGTTCAACCAAACAACAAAATCAAAGTAGAAACACAACATTTCTTAGCATATCTACTGACACCCACACATCTAAGGCACACATGTTTAGAGCAGGGTACTTGTGCCCAAGAAATTTAAATCAAGTACAACGAATCTCAACTTTTATCTATGGAAAGTGCTGGCCAGTCAAACCCTTGTGCATACTCTGTCGAACTATACCTTGCATGATCATTTTAATTTAGGTTTCGAAACTAACAGCATGTATGAAGGAGCTTATGCCTGCCATAGTGGTCAATTACAGGAGATGTGCTTGGCACAATTTTAGTGTGCATACGATACATAGTGAAACAATGCCTATATCTGTACATATGCCATGCATTTTAGATATAAATAGGGATGTACACAAGATTTGGACGGACTGAATGTAAATAACTTGCAAACCTCATTTGTTATATGTTTGGTGCGATTATGAAAAAAGGGATACGTTGCACGAGTGGACTAGTGGCTATGCTTGTGCTATTGTTTTGCTGAAACAGAGGAATGAGGCCAGGGTTGGCAGCATCTTCACTGCCCAATATATCCAAATATCGCTTGCCCATTGATGGAAAAGGGGATGCTGCCATTGCCGGACAACACTTGCCAGCCCGCTTCGCCTGCCCACTATGTCCTCTATAGTAggcaagttggatcaataaatcTTGACGACATAATTTTCACATGTGTACACTACATTCTTGTTGGCACTAAAATCCAAGCGATTTATATTCATGCATAAGTAACACAATGTATACAAACTTAAGCTAGACAGTGAATGCACATTTGCATATATGTATACAAGTACATAGATTAGTCTAAAATTAAATATGAACGCTTTCGTACCACTACCTACACCCATCATCAAAACACATAGTTCGATCAAGAAAGGAAACCTGATTCACTCTCCATTTTCTCTGTCCCTCATTGCATTCAGCCCACGTGCTCTTGCAATATCTGGGCCCTTGACATGTATCCGGCTTCGCTTTGTTGAACCTGTCTCTCTACATTACAATGGATAGCTGTCTATCTGTGCCTTATCTTGCAGCTCCTTTACCCGATCAGTCTCATTGTGGAATAATTCCAATACGTTGACAAATTCTTCGGTTGTTTTGGATGCATATAAGTTTAGATTGTTAGCAGCAGATATTAAGCGAGAGTACCGTGTCATTTCCGTTAGGTTAGAGTTGGGAGTATTTACAGCATCCCTGGTCACTGTCCCTTCTTTAGCATGTCGAGTCCACCGTTTCATGATGCAGTTTTGGGGGATCCTTTGGAGTTTCTCGAATAGCATTGCTCTAAACATATGGCAATATGGCAAACCTAGCATTTCGAGTTTCAAGCAAGAGC encodes:
- the LOC140005779 gene encoding uncharacterized protein, whose translation is MDEEDIQWIPNYDGMNRFSIRVHYGGEFTELPNKEYRGGSVKIVNCCNPDRWSICTLDRVAEKLGYPEFTVIYYYLIPGKNMEDGLVYVLCEDVAQDLARDGVKYGLVDVYFVHLKTYSISECEAGPCKPKEGTDPKENQQGSKVHEEPSDVEEIMLTNIPVTQSENEGEKDSIGAGESGVNKHIEEAAIGENLGEMLSEVDIRVADKGDSAANIGGSDQNFRKEQDWTNSEVQNTGKNAPSTNKSPKEKSLKKKSSTNKEQAEKVEKKKKSKKETHAEEDEECADGDKFIDSDYEFSDEEDIVKSVKDRKAEWEKIAKNCKSNKSTKERTCQVENAEMEEDATDSDEFDSWCDSEVEEDQPRKRAKFPKFNPETDMIDPKFEVGQIFTCKQLFMKACKSHGVVHGRKIKFSKNDGRRATAYCKDCSWKVSTAVMLDKKTFQIKSMQGKHSCGRTFDHGLANSTFLVDRYKKELAAIADMKVSTLTDKVKTDVNVNISRWQAYRTKKKAESLVNGEHEAQYNKLRNYCREVKRANPGSNVFMTTVEDDEGEDRFERLYICLNACKTGFLSGCRPVVGLDGCHLRGPHKGVLLTAVGIDPNDQLYPIAYAVVEIENKLTWKWFVGELLNDLQIRDENHWTIITDKQKGLIQAIQELLPDVEHRMCVRHMYNNFKKLHGGLALKERIWALARAPYKNLFKALMEALKAVDEGAFQWLVDNTTLQQWSRAYFRTSPKCDILLNNLCESFNSSILEARERPILGMLETIRLYLMVRMENKREWMQKYTGKVCPKILKKLEKVKTASSACIATPSGDWNYEVRCMYGDRYTVNLASRTCSCRRWELNGIPCAHAISAIALTKESPENFVHECYSKEAYMKAYGPIIYPLNGEHLWKDLKQGPVLPPETIKLPGRPKKIRRKEPDEPPATTSRGQTKRLSRVGLMDYKCRKCKQKGHNSRKCPSSHDQENVQQQAAAVTSSSQSQQQTPNTMNPGANKQSQPQQSNFTPEAVFGASGSQSQQQTPNTMNPGANKQSQPQQSNFTPEAVFGASGLETDTNDQVLFDLISQIPDQPTTSQPPTSTLTTKNATSPGKKVKYRCGVCRRFGHTRSSCDSTLASLYKRHPWEPPGLARPKNTANISTSKSAAKRAKKA